From a region of the Calliphora vicina chromosome 4, idCalVici1.1, whole genome shotgun sequence genome:
- the Cph gene encoding B-cell lymphoma/leukemia 11B isoform X2 yields the protein MRIKMPAVRIAQDSDSTEADGTAQDMLTCGTCQKVFALCDIVKFIQHKVLQCNKENYGQCSTQGPSNDRADTEDGRPLSLANRRPSLSAPTRKPSGGSRIHTPPPSPADMLADGASSTPKRLVDENDNTTPKNTESTCDDLKSCNTAVIKQELDHDDNDVESTECNNDTDDCQPLTKRPKIEFVDAESNTLQTEPSNYTCSTCKTRYTSAWRLIQHVQHSHGVKIYVEFSSSADPTHLVSETTTMPAQQRENNSNNTSSSSHSSSVCITSPINVSSQQQQQQQQQHQHHQQQQQQIQHQLQHRAAAVAAAAVAAEQHKQQQQNNLTTAMQNAQNLAAAAAAGMRHHPLLPPPDMHSANPFNLLRMPLPPNLAQGSVVPTVSPLFSRPHTDHYRMEQLVSEQFRHHGLNLAAAAVAAANSLAGPHTPTSQFNQSSNVSSVGSVEARPPSSNSCHRGSTTPSSLPLIAAQQQTSNAGAQQSNSLSMEPQMDFYSQRLRQLAGTTSPGAGNIVNSSSPSPRQKQSPNFASPSPSHQLPPTPVTNNTRPHSLTPPEKSNIVSVENGTTLNTTPRSASTPPSKPSQESAVSASVYTCAYCDKKFRFENNLIIHQRTHTGEKPYKCTACDFECSHIQKLMKHMRVHRSPMEDGLSNTGSVETNECDTEPEHDAEENPDDEMNEDEDEEMDEQDEIDYEAEDLSVSNNRLDIKNDNPKGASSVAPTSLVGELMDKFGLSNIAQYSEAYKQALQESGNFKQLTKDLDNNNSTNSPMHQMADKLNGFPAALRLREEFAKNMFQKPPQQQDSNLPQSQVPIFNPFPNPFELSKRMKMDGNEWWNMQALHRNDSLFENLKLKPLGLGTANSLLTQNPLMKKESRQRNDTCEFCGKVFKNCSNLTVHRRSHTGEKPYKCELCSYACAQSSKLTRHMKTHGRTGKDVYRCRFCDMPFSVPSTLEKHMRKCVVNQGKAAAAAANAANAVVAAQAAAAAQLQNQMPSQQLSSPPTNASFPPHFTNMAGSTISLPSSIGDNDSNASTSVSSQHAISLKHEA from the exons ATTCTGACTCCACAGAAGCAGATGGCACTGCTCAGGATATGCTAACATGCGGTACTTGTCAAAAAGTATTTGCACTCTGTGACATAGTCAAATTCATACAGCATAAAGTTTTGCAATGCAATAAGGAGAACTATGGCCAGTGTTCCACTCAAG GTCCCTCCAATGACAGAGCTGATACCGAAGATGGAAGACCTCTGAGTCTGGCCAATCGACGTCCATCATTATCGGCACCCACCCGTAAACCATCTGGTGGTTCTCGCATTCACACGCCACCACCTAGTCCAGCGGACATGTTGGCCGATGGTGCATCTAGTACACCAAAGCGTTTAGTAGATG AAAACGACAACACTACACCCAAAAATACAGAGTCCACTTGCGATGATCTTAAATCCTGCAATACAGCCGTTATCAAGCAAGAACTTGATCATGACGATAACGATGTCGAAAGTACGGAATGTAACAATGACACAGATGATTGCCAACCTCTGACAAAACGTCCTAAGATAGAGTTTGTTGATGCTGAATCAAATACTTTACAAACAG AACCCAGCAATTATACATGTTCGACATGCAAAACGAGATATACTTCGGCATGGCGTTTAATCCAACATGTACAACATTCGCATGGAGTGAAAATCTATGTTGAATTTTCGTCATCAGCTGACCCAACGCATTTGGTGTCCGAAACGACAACGATGCCTGCGCAACAGAGAGAAAATAACTCCAATAACACCAGCAGTAGCAGTCATAGTAGCTCGGTATGCATAACATCGCCCATTAATGTTAGtagtcaacaacaacaacaacagcagcaacaacatcaacaccatcagcagcaacaacagcaaatacAACATCAATTGCAGCACAGAGCTGCTGCAGTTGCAGCAGCAGCTGTTGCCGCTGAACAACataaacaacagcagcaaaatAATTTGACAACAGCCATGCAAAATGCTCAAAATTTGGCTGCTGCCGCCGCTGCGGGAATGCGGCATCACCCTTTGTTACCACCACCTGATATGCATTCTGCAAATCCATTCAATTTATTGCGAATGCCTTTGCCGCCAAATCTTGCTCAGGGATCAGTGGTTCCTACAGTTTCTCCTCTTTTCTCGCGTCCTCATACCGATCATTATCGCATGGAGCAGCTAGTATCGGAGCAATTTCGGCATCATGGTCTCAATCTAGCAGCCGCAGCAGTCGCTGCTGCCAACTCACTTGCTGGACCTCATACGCCAACATCACAATTCAACCAAAGTTCTAATGTCTCATCCGTGGGTTCAGTAGAGGCAAGACCGCCATCGAGTAACAGCTGTCACCGTGGTTCGACAACGCCTTCTTCACTACCGCTGATTGCCGCGCAACAGCAGACTTCAAATGCTGGAGCACAGCAATCTAATTCGCTTTCAATGGAACCTCAGATGGATTTTTACTCGCAGCGATTGCGTCAGCTTGCAGGAACAACAAGTCCTGGAGCTGGAAACATTGTTAACTCGAGCTCGCCGAGTCCACGACAAAAGCAATCGCCGAACTTCGCGAGCCCATCTCCGTCACATCAACTCCCACCTACCCCAGTCACAAATAACACTCGTCCGCATTCCCTAACACCACCTGAAAAAAGCAATATCGTGTCGGTAGAAAATGGAACGACATTAAACACAACACCTCGCTCTGCATCCACGCCTCCCTCAAAGCCCAGTCAGGAATCAGCGGTTAGTGCATCTGTTTACACATGCGCCTATTGCGACAAAAAGTTTCGTTTTGAAAACAACCTTATCATTCATCAGCGAACTCATACCGGCGAAAAGCCATACAAATGCACTGCCTGCGATTTTGAGTGCTCACATATTCAAAAACTTATGAAACACATGCGAGTACACCGCAGTCCCATGGAAGATGGACTAAGCAACACAGGGTCGGTAGAGACAAATGAATGTGACACTGAGCCAGAACATGATGCAGAAGAAAATCCTGATGATGAAATGAACGAAGATGAAGACGAAGAAATGGATGAACAAGACGAAATAGACTATGAAGCTGAAGATCTTAGTGTTAGCAATAATCGTTTAGATATCAAAAATGATAACCCTAAGGGAGCCTCTTCGGTCGCCCCTACATCCTTAGTTGGTGAGCTAATGGACAAATTTGGTTTATCCAACATCGCTCAGTATTCGGAAGCCTATAAACAGGCTCTGCAAGAATCGGGAAATTTTAAGCAACTTACCAAAGATCTTGATAACAATAACTCCACTAACTCTCCAATGCATCAGATGGCTGACAAACTAAATGGATTTCCCGCTGCTTTACGTCTCAGGGAGGagtttgcaaaaaatatgttcCAGAAACCACCACAACAACAAGACTCAAACCTTCCTCAATCGCAAGTTCCAATTTTCAACCCTTTTCCCAATCCCTTCGAACTCTCAAAACGGATGAAAATGGATGGAAACGAATGGTGGAATATGCAAGCCCTGCATCGCAATGATTCACTTttcgaaaatctcaaacttaAGCCGCTTGGTCTGGGTACGGCCAATTCATTACTGACTCAAAACCCTTTAATGAAAAAGGAGAGCCGTCAACGCAATGACACATGTGAGTTCTGTGGTAAAGTGTTCAAGAACTGTTCCAATCTTACCGTCCACCGCCGCAGTCACACTGGCGAAAAACCATACAAATGTGAACTTTGCTCCTACGCCTGTGCACAGAGTTCCAAGCTTACACGCCACATGAAAACACATGGCCGAACTGGTAAGGATGTGTATCGCTGTCGTTTCTGTGATATGCCTTTCAGCGTCCCATCCACATTAGAAAAACACATGCGCAAATGTGTGGTCAATCAGGGTAAGGCAGCCGCAGCTGCAGCCAATGCTGCCAATGCCGTTGTTGCTGCACAGGCTGCAGCAGCTGCGCAACTTCAAAATCAAATGCCCTCACAGCAGCTTTCCTCCCCACCTACAAATGCCTCATTTCCTCCACATTTTACCAACATGGCCGGCAGCACAATTTCCTTGCCCAGCAGTATTGGCGATAATGATTCCAATGCCTCCACAAGTGTATCTTCCCAGCACGCCATATCACTAAAACACGAGGCATGA
- the Cph gene encoding B-cell lymphoma/leukemia 11B isoform X1, translating to MYTKMLSISEDQGFRSLSHSDSTEADGTAQDMLTCGTCQKVFALCDIVKFIQHKVLQCNKENYGQCSTQGPSNDRADTEDGRPLSLANRRPSLSAPTRKPSGGSRIHTPPPSPADMLADGASSTPKRLVDENDNTTPKNTESTCDDLKSCNTAVIKQELDHDDNDVESTECNNDTDDCQPLTKRPKIEFVDAESNTLQTEPSNYTCSTCKTRYTSAWRLIQHVQHSHGVKIYVEFSSSADPTHLVSETTTMPAQQRENNSNNTSSSSHSSSVCITSPINVSSQQQQQQQQQHQHHQQQQQQIQHQLQHRAAAVAAAAVAAEQHKQQQQNNLTTAMQNAQNLAAAAAAGMRHHPLLPPPDMHSANPFNLLRMPLPPNLAQGSVVPTVSPLFSRPHTDHYRMEQLVSEQFRHHGLNLAAAAVAAANSLAGPHTPTSQFNQSSNVSSVGSVEARPPSSNSCHRGSTTPSSLPLIAAQQQTSNAGAQQSNSLSMEPQMDFYSQRLRQLAGTTSPGAGNIVNSSSPSPRQKQSPNFASPSPSHQLPPTPVTNNTRPHSLTPPEKSNIVSVENGTTLNTTPRSASTPPSKPSQESAVSASVYTCAYCDKKFRFENNLIIHQRTHTGEKPYKCTACDFECSHIQKLMKHMRVHRSPMEDGLSNTGSVETNECDTEPEHDAEENPDDEMNEDEDEEMDEQDEIDYEAEDLSVSNNRLDIKNDNPKGASSVAPTSLVGELMDKFGLSNIAQYSEAYKQALQESGNFKQLTKDLDNNNSTNSPMHQMADKLNGFPAALRLREEFAKNMFQKPPQQQDSNLPQSQVPIFNPFPNPFELSKRMKMDGNEWWNMQALHRNDSLFENLKLKPLGLGTANSLLTQNPLMKKESRQRNDTCEFCGKVFKNCSNLTVHRRSHTGEKPYKCELCSYACAQSSKLTRHMKTHGRTGKDVYRCRFCDMPFSVPSTLEKHMRKCVVNQGKAAAAAANAANAVVAAQAAAAAQLQNQMPSQQLSSPPTNASFPPHFTNMAGSTISLPSSIGDNDSNASTSVSSQHAISLKHEA from the exons ATTCTGACTCCACAGAAGCAGATGGCACTGCTCAGGATATGCTAACATGCGGTACTTGTCAAAAAGTATTTGCACTCTGTGACATAGTCAAATTCATACAGCATAAAGTTTTGCAATGCAATAAGGAGAACTATGGCCAGTGTTCCACTCAAG GTCCCTCCAATGACAGAGCTGATACCGAAGATGGAAGACCTCTGAGTCTGGCCAATCGACGTCCATCATTATCGGCACCCACCCGTAAACCATCTGGTGGTTCTCGCATTCACACGCCACCACCTAGTCCAGCGGACATGTTGGCCGATGGTGCATCTAGTACACCAAAGCGTTTAGTAGATG AAAACGACAACACTACACCCAAAAATACAGAGTCCACTTGCGATGATCTTAAATCCTGCAATACAGCCGTTATCAAGCAAGAACTTGATCATGACGATAACGATGTCGAAAGTACGGAATGTAACAATGACACAGATGATTGCCAACCTCTGACAAAACGTCCTAAGATAGAGTTTGTTGATGCTGAATCAAATACTTTACAAACAG AACCCAGCAATTATACATGTTCGACATGCAAAACGAGATATACTTCGGCATGGCGTTTAATCCAACATGTACAACATTCGCATGGAGTGAAAATCTATGTTGAATTTTCGTCATCAGCTGACCCAACGCATTTGGTGTCCGAAACGACAACGATGCCTGCGCAACAGAGAGAAAATAACTCCAATAACACCAGCAGTAGCAGTCATAGTAGCTCGGTATGCATAACATCGCCCATTAATGTTAGtagtcaacaacaacaacaacagcagcaacaacatcaacaccatcagcagcaacaacagcaaatacAACATCAATTGCAGCACAGAGCTGCTGCAGTTGCAGCAGCAGCTGTTGCCGCTGAACAACataaacaacagcagcaaaatAATTTGACAACAGCCATGCAAAATGCTCAAAATTTGGCTGCTGCCGCCGCTGCGGGAATGCGGCATCACCCTTTGTTACCACCACCTGATATGCATTCTGCAAATCCATTCAATTTATTGCGAATGCCTTTGCCGCCAAATCTTGCTCAGGGATCAGTGGTTCCTACAGTTTCTCCTCTTTTCTCGCGTCCTCATACCGATCATTATCGCATGGAGCAGCTAGTATCGGAGCAATTTCGGCATCATGGTCTCAATCTAGCAGCCGCAGCAGTCGCTGCTGCCAACTCACTTGCTGGACCTCATACGCCAACATCACAATTCAACCAAAGTTCTAATGTCTCATCCGTGGGTTCAGTAGAGGCAAGACCGCCATCGAGTAACAGCTGTCACCGTGGTTCGACAACGCCTTCTTCACTACCGCTGATTGCCGCGCAACAGCAGACTTCAAATGCTGGAGCACAGCAATCTAATTCGCTTTCAATGGAACCTCAGATGGATTTTTACTCGCAGCGATTGCGTCAGCTTGCAGGAACAACAAGTCCTGGAGCTGGAAACATTGTTAACTCGAGCTCGCCGAGTCCACGACAAAAGCAATCGCCGAACTTCGCGAGCCCATCTCCGTCACATCAACTCCCACCTACCCCAGTCACAAATAACACTCGTCCGCATTCCCTAACACCACCTGAAAAAAGCAATATCGTGTCGGTAGAAAATGGAACGACATTAAACACAACACCTCGCTCTGCATCCACGCCTCCCTCAAAGCCCAGTCAGGAATCAGCGGTTAGTGCATCTGTTTACACATGCGCCTATTGCGACAAAAAGTTTCGTTTTGAAAACAACCTTATCATTCATCAGCGAACTCATACCGGCGAAAAGCCATACAAATGCACTGCCTGCGATTTTGAGTGCTCACATATTCAAAAACTTATGAAACACATGCGAGTACACCGCAGTCCCATGGAAGATGGACTAAGCAACACAGGGTCGGTAGAGACAAATGAATGTGACACTGAGCCAGAACATGATGCAGAAGAAAATCCTGATGATGAAATGAACGAAGATGAAGACGAAGAAATGGATGAACAAGACGAAATAGACTATGAAGCTGAAGATCTTAGTGTTAGCAATAATCGTTTAGATATCAAAAATGATAACCCTAAGGGAGCCTCTTCGGTCGCCCCTACATCCTTAGTTGGTGAGCTAATGGACAAATTTGGTTTATCCAACATCGCTCAGTATTCGGAAGCCTATAAACAGGCTCTGCAAGAATCGGGAAATTTTAAGCAACTTACCAAAGATCTTGATAACAATAACTCCACTAACTCTCCAATGCATCAGATGGCTGACAAACTAAATGGATTTCCCGCTGCTTTACGTCTCAGGGAGGagtttgcaaaaaatatgttcCAGAAACCACCACAACAACAAGACTCAAACCTTCCTCAATCGCAAGTTCCAATTTTCAACCCTTTTCCCAATCCCTTCGAACTCTCAAAACGGATGAAAATGGATGGAAACGAATGGTGGAATATGCAAGCCCTGCATCGCAATGATTCACTTttcgaaaatctcaaacttaAGCCGCTTGGTCTGGGTACGGCCAATTCATTACTGACTCAAAACCCTTTAATGAAAAAGGAGAGCCGTCAACGCAATGACACATGTGAGTTCTGTGGTAAAGTGTTCAAGAACTGTTCCAATCTTACCGTCCACCGCCGCAGTCACACTGGCGAAAAACCATACAAATGTGAACTTTGCTCCTACGCCTGTGCACAGAGTTCCAAGCTTACACGCCACATGAAAACACATGGCCGAACTGGTAAGGATGTGTATCGCTGTCGTTTCTGTGATATGCCTTTCAGCGTCCCATCCACATTAGAAAAACACATGCGCAAATGTGTGGTCAATCAGGGTAAGGCAGCCGCAGCTGCAGCCAATGCTGCCAATGCCGTTGTTGCTGCACAGGCTGCAGCAGCTGCGCAACTTCAAAATCAAATGCCCTCACAGCAGCTTTCCTCCCCACCTACAAATGCCTCATTTCCTCCACATTTTACCAACATGGCCGGCAGCACAATTTCCTTGCCCAGCAGTATTGGCGATAATGATTCCAATGCCTCCACAAGTGTATCTTCCCAGCACGCCATATCACTAAAACACGAGGCATGA